The Megalobrama amblycephala isolate DHTTF-2021 linkage group LG7, ASM1881202v1, whole genome shotgun sequence genome window below encodes:
- the rps6 gene encoding 40S ribosomal protein S6, giving the protein MKLNISFPATGCQKLIEVDDERKLRIFYEKRMATEVAADSLGDEWKGYVVRISGGNDKQGFPMKQGVLTHGRVRLLLSKGHSCYRPRRTGERKRKSVRGCIVDANLSVLNLVIVRKGEKDIPGLTDSTVPRRLGPKRASRIRKLFNLSKEDDVRQYVVRRPLTKEGKKPRTKAPKIQRLVTPRVLQHKRRRIALKKQRTLKNKEAAAEYTKLLAKRMKEAKEKRQEKIAKRRRLSSLRASTSKSESSQK; this is encoded by the exons ATGAAG CTCAATATCTCGTTCCCTGCCACTGGCTGCCAGAAGCTGATAGAAGTTGACGATGAGCGCAAACTGAGGATCTTCTATGAGAAGCGCATGGCCACAGAGGTGGCTGCAGACTCTCTGGGTGATGAGTGGAAG GGCTATGTTGTGCGCATCAGCGGAGGCAATGACAAACAGGGTTTCCCCATGAAGCAGGGTGTGCTGACCCATGGACGTGTGCGTCTCCTCCTCAGCAAGGGTCACTCCTGTTACCGCCCTCGCCGTACCGGTGAGCGTAAACGCAAGTCTGTCCGGGGCTGCATCGTCGACGCCAACCTTAGCGTTCTCAACTTGGTCATTGTCAGGAAGG GTGAGAAAGACATTCCTGGGCTGACTGATAGCACTGTCCCTCGCCGTCTGGGACCCAAGAGGGCCAGCAGAATCCGCAAGCTCTTTAACCTGTCCAAAGAGGATGATGTCAGGCAGTATGTGGTCAGGAGACCCCTCACTAAAGAAG GCAAGAAGCCCAGGACTAAGGCCCCTAAGATTCAGCGCCTGGTTACGCCCCGTGTGCTGCAGCACAAGCGCAGACGCATTGCTCTCAAGAAGCAGCGCACACTGAAGAACAAGGAGGCGGCCGCAGAATACACCAAACTGCTGGCCAAGAGGATGAAG gagGCCAAAGAGAAACGTCAAGAAAAGATTGCTAAGAGACGCCGTCTCTCCTCACTGAGAGCCTCCACATCCAAGTCAGAGTCTAGCCAGAAGTGA